The Leadbettera azotonutricia ZAS-9 genome has a window encoding:
- a CDS encoding DNA-processing protein DprA, whose protein sequence is MEEATREIIAIAPGDPLYPVNLGKISGKLRTLYALGNTALLGETFAAAVVGTTTPSEAAKAACAETTSFLVEKGFVIVSGLAAGCDTIAHQSCLDAGGKTIAVLAHGLDICYPRSNLNLRDAILEKGGLLLSEYPPGTKPRKNFFVARDRIQSGLSRGIVVIETDVTGGTMHTARFAEKQKRLIGCIVSQARGNKELLKENKALPLKTAMEKDTFIISMKILDIKSHEPDKKSQMELF, encoded by the coding sequence ATGGAAGAAGCAACCAGGGAAATAATAGCCATTGCCCCAGGCGATCCTCTCTACCCCGTCAATCTGGGGAAAATCAGCGGGAAGCTTCGCACTCTCTACGCCCTTGGGAACACCGCCCTACTTGGAGAAACCTTTGCCGCTGCGGTGGTGGGAACTACCACTCCCTCGGAAGCAGCAAAAGCTGCCTGCGCCGAGACAACCTCCTTCCTGGTCGAAAAAGGCTTTGTCATCGTAAGCGGCCTCGCCGCAGGCTGCGATACCATCGCCCATCAAAGCTGCCTGGACGCGGGAGGCAAAACCATTGCCGTTCTGGCACACGGCCTTGACATTTGCTATCCCCGTTCAAACCTCAACCTGAGGGACGCCATCCTCGAAAAAGGCGGCCTCCTCCTTTCCGAATACCCCCCAGGAACAAAACCCCGGAAGAATTTCTTCGTCGCCCGGGACCGCATACAAAGCGGCCTCTCAAGGGGCATCGTTGTTATCGAAACTGATGTTACCGGAGGAACCATGCATACTGCCCGCTTCGCAGAAAAACAAAAACGCCTCATCGGGTGCATCGTCAGCCAGGCCAGGGGTAACAAAGAACTGCTTAAAGAAAACAAAGCCCTGCCCCTGAAAACTGCTATGGAAAAAGATACTTTTATTATAAGCATGAAAATACTTGATATTAAATCCCATGAGCCGGATAAAAAAAGCCAAATGGAACTATTTTGA
- the amrA gene encoding AmmeMemoRadiSam system protein A — MPFTITPVEQKALLKDARETIAAKLEGRKPRYERSPELAKAVASGGSALAVPCGAFVTLHLGKNLRGCIGRMSAGLPLEETVRTMAIEAAFGDPRFPSLSSDEFPRCSIEISALSPMELCPDPYSIKVGVHGLYLIYRGRAGVLLPQVPVEQGWNQQEYLDYICIKAGLPPKSYEAPGAELFTFTAVVFGE, encoded by the coding sequence ATGCCCTTTACCATCACCCCGGTCGAACAAAAAGCCCTCCTCAAGGATGCCCGCGAAACCATTGCTGCCAAACTCGAAGGCCGCAAGCCCCGCTATGAGCGTTCCCCTGAATTAGCCAAGGCCGTAGCCTCGGGCGGTTCCGCCCTTGCAGTGCCTTGCGGTGCATTTGTAACTCTCCATTTAGGGAAAAATCTTCGCGGCTGCATAGGCCGCATGAGCGCCGGCTTGCCCCTTGAAGAAACTGTAAGAACCATGGCAATAGAAGCCGCCTTTGGCGATCCCCGCTTCCCGTCGCTTTCGTCTGATGAATTCCCCCGCTGTTCCATCGAAATTTCAGCCCTTTCGCCTATGGAATTATGCCCCGATCCTTATTCGATCAAAGTGGGCGTCCATGGCCTCTACCTCATATACCGGGGCAGGGCCGGCGTGCTGTTGCCCCAGGTTCCCGTTGAACAGGGCTGGAACCAGCAGGAATATTTGGATTATATCTGCATAAAGGCAGGGCTGCCGCCCAAATCGTACGAAGCGCCGGGAGCCGAGCTTTTTACGTTTACTGCGGTAGTGTTTGGGGAATGA
- the queD gene encoding 6-carboxytetrahydropterin synthase QueD, with amino-acid sequence MYSVRVEADFAAAHFLSHYHGKCENLHGHNYRVRAWARGESLSDGGMLLDFGVLKKCLREACAGLDHTNLNDKGIFANDPSAERIAKYIFDQTKALLPPEAAGLLHAVDVYETPTSMARYKPDK; translated from the coding sequence ATGTACAGCGTCAGAGTTGAGGCCGATTTTGCGGCAGCCCATTTTTTAAGCCATTACCACGGCAAATGCGAAAACCTCCATGGCCATAACTACCGTGTCCGTGCCTGGGCAAGGGGGGAGTCCCTCTCCGATGGCGGCATGCTCCTGGATTTTGGAGTATTGAAGAAGTGTCTGAGGGAAGCCTGCGCTGGCCTGGATCATACCAACCTTAACGACAAGGGGATCTTTGCAAACGACCCCAGCGCCGAGCGGATCGCAAAATATATTTTTGATCAGACGAAGGCGCTTTTGCCTCCCGAAGCGGCGGGCCTCCTCCATGCGGTGGATGTCTACGAGACCCCTACCAGCATGGCGCGGTATAAACCGGATAAATAG
- a CDS encoding UDP-N-acetylmuramoyl-L-alanyl-D-glutamate--2,6-diaminopimelate ligase, translating into MSAGKRNNPYARNFKEFFTSQLAEKAGIVGTRYGGENDPLITGLEYDSRKVKPGFIYFALPGLHADGHAFIPEAEKWGASVIVHQDELKEFREWVTYIRVKDSRFAMSPIADAFYNHPSRHMAVVGVTGTEGKSTTVYLIHQLLGLLGLRSGFISTVMQGDGKTDFCNPEHQTTPEAVTIHKLLADMKRNDADFAVVESSSHGLSKRTNRLGDVVFDVGVMTNVTHEHLEFHGTWEQYRSDKAELFRSLDAAPDHAKLDQKNQQPRRKTDEVYYPQKVLHSELNALVSVPSFGVVNADDPSADFFAEATKHKTYSYSVRGADADLSLKIIESSAWGNWYEVHAAATGEDLIIRDQLPGAFNAGNVLASLLVVSNLLSKDIKDLIPLIPYLKPVRGRMTAISKGQPFEVMVDYAHTPSSFETIFPPLRERLNASGGRIISLFGSAGERDTRKRPEQGRIAAAYSDIVVLCDEDPRGEDPVAILEEIAQGCVADQGCKTDQGAGDSKTVNKDLFLIPDRPEAIRKAFSLAKPGDLVLLLGKGHENSIIYKDGKIDYDEISEAEKALDELKNN; encoded by the coding sequence ATGAGCGCCGGTAAAAGGAACAACCCTTACGCCAGGAATTTTAAGGAATTTTTCACATCCCAGCTTGCCGAAAAGGCGGGTATAGTCGGGACCCGTTACGGCGGGGAGAACGATCCTCTTATTACCGGCCTGGAGTACGACTCCCGCAAGGTTAAGCCAGGGTTTATTTATTTTGCCCTCCCCGGGCTCCACGCCGACGGCCATGCCTTTATCCCCGAGGCCGAGAAATGGGGCGCCTCGGTTATCGTCCATCAGGATGAGCTCAAAGAATTCAGGGAATGGGTTACATACATAAGGGTAAAGGATTCCCGCTTTGCCATGTCCCCCATAGCGGACGCCTTCTATAATCACCCCTCGCGGCACATGGCTGTCGTAGGGGTCACAGGCACCGAGGGGAAAAGCACCACGGTCTATCTTATCCACCAGCTTCTGGGCCTTTTGGGGCTCAGGTCGGGCTTTATCTCCACGGTCATGCAGGGGGATGGGAAAACCGACTTCTGCAATCCTGAACACCAGACCACCCCAGAGGCGGTAACCATCCATAAACTTTTGGCCGACATGAAACGCAATGACGCGGACTTTGCGGTAGTGGAGTCCAGTTCCCACGGCCTCTCAAAACGGACCAATAGGCTGGGGGATGTGGTCTTCGATGTGGGGGTCATGACCAACGTAACCCATGAGCATCTGGAATTTCACGGCACCTGGGAACAGTACCGGAGCGACAAGGCTGAACTTTTCCGTTCTTTGGATGCTGCCCCGGATCATGCAAAGCTGGATCAGAAAAATCAGCAGCCCCGCCGCAAAACGGACGAGGTATATTATCCACAAAAGGTATTGCATTCGGAGCTCAATGCCCTTGTGTCGGTGCCGTCTTTCGGCGTGGTTAATGCCGATGATCCCAGCGCGGATTTTTTTGCCGAGGCTACAAAACACAAAACCTACAGCTACAGTGTGCGCGGGGCGGATGCGGACCTCTCCCTTAAAATTATTGAAAGCAGCGCCTGGGGCAACTGGTACGAAGTCCATGCAGCAGCCACTGGCGAAGATCTCATTATACGGGATCAATTGCCCGGGGCTTTCAATGCAGGGAATGTGTTGGCAAGCCTCCTGGTAGTTTCCAACCTCCTTTCTAAAGACATAAAAGACCTGATTCCCCTTATCCCCTACCTCAAGCCCGTAAGGGGCAGGATGACCGCTATCAGCAAAGGCCAGCCTTTTGAAGTGATGGTGGATTATGCCCATACCCCGTCGTCTTTCGAAACCATATTCCCTCCCCTGCGCGAAAGGCTCAACGCCTCAGGCGGCAGGATCATAAGCCTCTTTGGATCAGCCGGGGAACGGGACACCAGGAAGCGCCCCGAGCAGGGCCGAATTGCCGCTGCCTATTCCGACATAGTGGTACTCTGCGACGAAGATCCCCGGGGCGAAGATCCCGTGGCTATACTCGAAGAGATAGCCCAGGGCTGCGTAGCAGACCAGGGCTGCAAAACAGACCAGGGAGCCGGTGACAGTAAAACTGTCAACAAGGATCTCTTCCTCATTCCCGACAGGCCAGAAGCCATACGCAAAGCCTTCTCCCTTGCAAAACCAGGGGATCTGGTTTTGCTGCTGGGCAAGGGGCACGAGAATTCAATTATCTATAAAGACGGGAAAATAGATTACGACGAAATATCCGAGGCGGAAAAAGCCCTGGACGAATTAAAAAACAACTAG
- a CDS encoding DUF2804 domain-containing protein gives MAQKEITSQVPALDELGRPVNFGWARSPLFAYNSDLIISPRRFVYESDRYVLISPSHLIILEILDDGFLGYIGMSVLSLRDKKRSTQFYNIPFPLGALDLPRDSDSGSVRLQARKYLLNFAAMESGARIIKVDIPKFGHHRSLRGELVLTPPEGAESLVTHMPWREKKNAFRCARRSPWYIAEGVIQFGTQELIFTKGNSWGIFDWTRGVRPPQDIRFWASGCGQSNGHQVGINAGYDTADSAFGTANAFFLDGKLHKLDQVTFHVSPSNWLQPWRFTSNDNRLEMVFTPHQERIESHQVIFHSLKRRQVCGFFSGKVALDGGEEFEFKNITGLCERRKTRF, from the coding sequence ATGGCGCAAAAGGAAATTACATCGCAAGTACCTGCTTTGGATGAACTGGGCCGGCCGGTGAATTTCGGCTGGGCCCGTTCTCCTCTTTTTGCATACAATTCGGATTTGATCATTTCGCCAAGGCGCTTCGTCTACGAGTCGGATCGTTATGTGCTTATATCCCCCAGCCATCTTATTATCCTTGAGATTCTTGATGATGGCTTTTTGGGATATATCGGAATGTCCGTGTTGTCCCTCAGGGATAAAAAGCGTTCTACCCAATTCTACAATATCCCCTTTCCCCTTGGTGCCCTTGATTTGCCCCGGGACAGCGATTCAGGTTCTGTAAGATTGCAGGCGCGGAAGTACCTCCTCAATTTTGCCGCCATGGAAAGCGGCGCCAGGATCATCAAAGTCGATATCCCCAAGTTTGGGCACCACCGCAGCCTTAGGGGGGAGCTGGTTTTAACCCCTCCCGAAGGCGCTGAATCCCTTGTGACCCATATGCCCTGGCGCGAAAAGAAAAACGCGTTCCGCTGCGCAAGGCGTTCGCCCTGGTACATTGCAGAAGGGGTGATACAGTTTGGAACCCAGGAACTCATCTTTACCAAAGGGAATTCCTGGGGCATTTTTGACTGGACCCGGGGGGTGAGGCCGCCTCAGGATATACGTTTTTGGGCTTCGGGCTGCGGGCAGAGCAATGGCCATCAAGTGGGGATAAATGCCGGCTACGATACTGCCGATTCCGCCTTTGGCACTGCCAATGCATTTTTCCTGGACGGCAAACTGCACAAACTGGATCAGGTTACTTTTCATGTATCCCCTTCCAACTGGCTTCAGCCCTGGCGTTTTACCAGCAATGACAACAGGCTTGAAATGGTTTTTACCCCTCACCAGGAACGAATAGAATCGCACCAGGTGATTTTCCATTCCTTAAAACGCCGCCAGGTTTGCGGCTTCTTTTCCGGGAAGGTTGCGCTCGATGGCGGTGAAGAATTTGAATTCAAAAATATAACCGGACTTTGCGAGAGAAGGAAAACACGTTTTTAA
- the murD gene encoding UDP-N-acetylmuramoyl-L-alanine--D-glutamate ligase, with protein sequence MVKNSFAGIKALVMGLGLNGGGIESARYLALRGAEVSVTDLRDEKILAPSIEKLEAGIEGATIRYILGRHDMEDFEKADMVIKNPGVRPDSPYLKKARRIETDISLFLAASPARLSAVTGSKGKSTTASALHWVLKEAREYHGLPGKAFLGGNITVSPLTFLDELEEGDDVVLELSSWQLGDVKGRTKENSKDNGTPAPLLKPRAAVLTAIMPDHLDRYGTMEAYIADKRIIYQGQDSCDATVARDDEWGRSFHRESKGRPLVYSAQPLLEGIAGGWLTPNGGPGIARIANGKLVEVVPEKLLTPGDHQKMNLLAASLALLDLGIDADFIRESIGRFPGIEHRLEFFMESKGVRFYNDSAATIPEAAAAAIAALGSPVLVTGGTDKNLDYAPFIKAAPKAKAILLLAGTGSEKIRKLLDAAGTPYKGPYDSAGAAAKAAMEIAQRGDAIALSPGCTSFGMFLNEFDRGNKWKEAVRKYAEA encoded by the coding sequence ATGGTGAAAAACAGTTTTGCCGGCATAAAAGCCCTCGTTATGGGCCTTGGGCTGAATGGCGGGGGCATCGAATCCGCCCGTTACCTTGCATTGAGGGGGGCTGAAGTAAGCGTCACTGACCTTAGGGACGAAAAGATCCTTGCCCCTTCCATCGAAAAGCTTGAGGCCGGCATTGAAGGCGCAACAATACGCTACATTTTAGGCCGTCATGATATGGAAGATTTTGAAAAAGCCGACATGGTGATTAAAAATCCCGGCGTCCGCCCCGACTCCCCGTATCTCAAGAAAGCCAGGCGCATCGAGACCGATATCTCCCTATTCCTCGCAGCGTCCCCTGCCCGCTTGAGCGCGGTCACCGGTTCCAAGGGCAAGTCCACCACGGCTTCGGCCCTCCATTGGGTGCTGAAGGAAGCCCGCGAATACCATGGGCTGCCCGGAAAAGCCTTCCTCGGCGGCAATATCACGGTCTCCCCACTCACCTTCCTTGATGAGCTTGAAGAAGGGGACGATGTCGTGCTGGAGCTTTCAAGCTGGCAGCTGGGGGATGTAAAAGGCCGCACAAAGGAAAACAGCAAAGACAACGGAACCCCCGCCCCTCTGCTCAAGCCCCGCGCGGCAGTGCTCACCGCCATCATGCCCGATCACCTTGACCGCTACGGAACTATGGAAGCGTACATTGCCGACAAGCGCATCATCTACCAGGGCCAGGACAGTTGCGATGCCACTGTGGCGAGGGATGACGAATGGGGCAGAAGTTTCCACCGGGAAAGCAAAGGCCGCCCCCTGGTTTATTCAGCACAGCCCCTGCTCGAAGGGATTGCGGGCGGCTGGCTCACCCCCAATGGCGGGCCGGGCATCGCCAGGATTGCAAATGGAAAGCTTGTCGAGGTAGTCCCCGAAAAACTCCTTACCCCCGGGGATCACCAAAAGATGAACCTCCTGGCAGCATCCCTTGCTCTGCTTGATCTGGGCATCGACGCGGATTTTATCAGGGAGAGCATAGGCCGCTTCCCCGGCATAGAACACAGGCTGGAATTCTTTATGGAATCAAAAGGCGTACGTTTCTATAACGACAGCGCGGCCACCATACCCGAAGCAGCCGCCGCCGCAATAGCAGCCCTCGGTTCCCCGGTGCTGGTCACGGGCGGCACGGACAAGAACCTTGACTATGCGCCCTTTATCAAGGCTGCCCCAAAAGCAAAGGCGATATTGCTTCTTGCAGGCACAGGGAGCGAAAAAATCAGAAAGCTCCTGGATGCAGCAGGAACCCCCTATAAAGGCCCTTACGATTCCGCGGGGGCTGCCGCAAAAGCCGCCATGGAAATCGCGCAAAGGGGCGACGCAATAGCGCTGTCGCCGGGCTGTACCAGCTTCGGCATGTTCCTCAATGAATTCGACAGGGGAAACAAATGGAAAGAAGCAGTGCGCAAATACGCGGAAGCATAA
- a CDS encoding EF-P lysine aminoacylase GenX produces MDLELLANRASIIRHARDFFDNRNYLETDTPLLAPDLIPESCLEVFETPRLAPHGSRKGQQPYWLIPSPEIWMKKIIAAHHKSIYQICKCFRNGESSGRMHSPEFTMLEYYTMDADYRDSLKITGELLAAIGNPLLANIECITMEQAFARWAGFNLYEAAGKKGTQTSEGVLEKEARRLGIDPPSGLDTAALYDLIFIHAVEPNLPKDHPVALMDYPAFVPCLAKKNADGKTVERWELYLRGVELANCYSEETDPDEVQKFFESEARAKKEHALVQHKVDADYYKVFNNFPKCSGVALGLDRLIMILTGRSTIDGVLPFPMESSRVES; encoded by the coding sequence ATGGATTTGGAATTGCTCGCAAACAGGGCAAGCATAATCCGCCATGCGCGTGATTTCTTTGACAATCGCAATTACCTTGAAACAGACACCCCCCTGCTGGCGCCGGATTTAATCCCCGAGTCCTGTCTCGAAGTTTTTGAAACCCCACGCCTTGCGCCCCACGGCAGCCGCAAAGGGCAGCAGCCCTACTGGCTTATACCCTCCCCTGAAATCTGGATGAAGAAGATTATAGCCGCCCATCATAAAAGCATTTACCAGATCTGCAAATGCTTCCGCAACGGAGAATCTTCGGGACGCATGCACAGCCCCGAGTTCACCATGCTTGAGTATTACACCATGGACGCGGATTACAGGGATTCCCTCAAAATCACCGGGGAGCTTCTTGCGGCAATCGGCAATCCCCTGCTTGCCAATATTGAGTGCATTACAATGGAACAAGCCTTTGCCCGATGGGCAGGGTTCAATCTCTATGAAGCGGCAGGAAAAAAGGGAACCCAAACAAGCGAGGGCGTCCTTGAAAAAGAAGCCCGCCGCCTTGGCATTGATCCCCCTTCGGGTTTGGACACAGCCGCCCTCTATGATCTTATCTTTATCCATGCAGTGGAACCAAACCTGCCAAAAGATCACCCTGTGGCGTTAATGGATTATCCCGCCTTCGTCCCCTGCCTGGCGAAAAAAAACGCGGACGGCAAAACCGTCGAACGCTGGGAGCTTTACCTGCGGGGCGTTGAACTGGCCAATTGTTATTCAGAAGAAACAGATCCTGATGAAGTGCAAAAATTTTTTGAATCCGAGGCAAGGGCAAAAAAAGAACACGCTTTGGTTCAGCACAAGGTCGATGCTGATTATTATAAAGTGTTTAACAATTTCCCAAAATGCTCGGGCGTTGCCCTGGGGCTGGACAGGCTCATCATGATCCTCACAGGGCGGTCCACGATTGACGGAGTCCTGCCCTTTCCCATGGAAAGCTCACGGGTTGAATCTTAA
- a CDS encoding LEA type 2 family protein, translating into MSKTFLYAGISAVLFLAVFNSCKSPPPPPPAEMPKDPRASIFLEGIEAQGVNSINLAFVLKAENPRSESAAVTVGVWSVLINNRKVDEGVRILPEASGFNVDAASDAEVPVKLELDIAALTRAGLTLKDDYHVSIGTDLEFVYDAGMVKVTAGGDALFPRIQEPVFAITAIAILKAELINTRFRVSLKVENPNPFPMDLSSFKYELYGEGRFWADGQERNVLKIPAHGAAETRLFLVMNFIDMKRDLFDLIVNLQDVNYRFKGEALVKTEVDYLPQFRTAFDLSGYSQVFDN; encoded by the coding sequence ATGAGCAAAACTTTTCTATATGCCGGAATTTCAGCGGTTTTATTCCTGGCGGTTTTCAATAGCTGCAAAAGCCCACCGCCTCCTCCTCCCGCAGAGATGCCCAAAGACCCCAGGGCTTCCATCTTCCTTGAAGGCATCGAAGCCCAGGGCGTGAATTCCATCAACCTTGCCTTTGTGCTTAAGGCCGAGAATCCCCGGTCCGAATCCGCAGCGGTGACTGTCGGCGTCTGGTCTGTCTTGATAAACAACCGAAAAGTTGACGAAGGGGTGCGCATACTGCCGGAAGCTTCCGGCTTCAATGTGGATGCTGCTTCGGACGCCGAGGTTCCCGTGAAGCTTGAGCTGGACATAGCTGCCCTTACCAGGGCAGGGCTTACCCTGAAAGACGATTACCATGTGAGCATCGGGACTGATTTGGAATTTGTCTATGATGCAGGCATGGTCAAAGTGACAGCCGGCGGCGACGCTCTGTTCCCGCGCATACAGGAACCGGTCTTTGCCATTACTGCCATTGCCATATTAAAAGCGGAGCTCATCAATACCCGCTTTAGGGTCAGCCTCAAGGTTGAGAACCCCAATCCCTTTCCCATGGACTTGTCTTCCTTTAAGTACGAGCTTTATGGCGAAGGCCGCTTCTGGGCTGATGGCCAGGAGAGAAACGTGCTTAAAATTCCCGCCCATGGCGCTGCGGAGACAAGGCTTTTCCTTGTAATGAATTTTATCGATATGAAGCGGGACCTTTTCGATTTGATTGTCAATCTCCAGGATGTGAATTACCGTTTCAAAGGGGAGGCACTGGTCAAGACCGAGGTGGATTATCTCCCCCAATTCCGCACCGCTTTTGATCTTTCAGGGTATTCCCAGGTGTTTGACAATTAA
- the pepF gene encoding oligoendopeptidase F: protein MSQETIPSRKEAKKEDTWDLSRLYPNDEAWSAALSDFEILAEKIPSFRGTLAKSAEDLAAWLDFQKEFGLLEERLNYYADLRQTEDEGDSAARTMTGRLMMAASKAQASSSWAAPEIMAIPDQDIVTYIVHPKLSEYRVYLQKLLRYKPHILSDKEEKILALHAEGELVSEDAFSVLTNVDMDFGAIDTPQGKRPLSQSTWSVFMENPDRELRKKVYGTFYGHFEAHKNTLASLYSGQVKLDVIRARVRGFPSARAAALFSDDVDESVYDNLIDTISRNLAPLHHYYSLRKKTLKVPELRHYDVYVPMVPVANTKRTTWNEAVDLVSKALAPLGGEYVDTLRGGLLGRWADRYENKGKRSGAFSAGSYVGDPYILMNYKEDAIRDVFTMAHEGGHSMHSWYSAKSNPFMHYGYTIFEAEVASTFNEELLFRYLMQNADSKELKLYLVNKRVDETLATLYRQTMFAEFEKLSHQLEEGGTPLTVDVLRGEYRKLLEKYFGPEMVLENESDLEGLRIPHFYRAFYVYKYATGISASLALSERVLSGGSKEREDYFCFLKSGGSRFPIESLKVAGVDMSSPAPVEAACRSFGRLVDQLEGML from the coding sequence ATGAGCCAAGAAACCATCCCCTCCCGCAAGGAAGCCAAAAAAGAGGACACCTGGGACCTCTCCAGGCTTTACCCCAATGACGAAGCATGGAGCGCAGCCCTTTCGGATTTTGAGATACTGGCAGAAAAGATCCCCTCTTTCCGGGGAACCCTGGCAAAGTCGGCGGAAGACCTTGCGGCATGGCTCGATTTCCAAAAGGAATTCGGCCTCCTCGAAGAAAGGCTCAACTATTACGCCGACCTCAGGCAGACCGAGGACGAGGGCGACAGCGCAGCCCGTACCATGACAGGCCGCCTCATGATGGCAGCCTCCAAAGCCCAGGCCTCATCCTCATGGGCGGCCCCGGAGATCATGGCCATACCCGACCAGGACATTGTCACCTACATAGTCCATCCCAAGCTTTCCGAATACCGCGTCTATCTCCAAAAACTGCTCCGCTACAAGCCCCACATTCTGAGCGACAAGGAAGAAAAAATCCTGGCCCTCCATGCGGAAGGAGAACTGGTAAGCGAAGACGCCTTCTCGGTGCTCACCAATGTGGACATGGATTTCGGCGCCATCGACACCCCCCAGGGCAAGCGGCCCCTCTCCCAGTCTACCTGGTCGGTCTTTATGGAAAACCCCGACAGGGAACTGCGCAAGAAAGTGTACGGAACTTTCTACGGCCATTTCGAAGCCCACAAGAACACCCTCGCAAGCCTCTACTCGGGGCAGGTGAAGCTCGACGTAATCCGCGCCAGGGTAAGGGGGTTCCCATCGGCCAGGGCAGCCGCCCTCTTTTCTGACGATGTGGACGAATCGGTTTATGACAACCTCATCGACACCATAAGCCGGAACCTTGCGCCCCTGCACCATTACTACAGCCTGAGGAAGAAAACTCTCAAGGTGCCTGAACTCCGCCACTACGATGTGTATGTCCCCATGGTTCCGGTGGCCAATACAAAACGGACTACCTGGAACGAAGCAGTGGATCTCGTCTCCAAAGCCCTTGCCCCCCTTGGGGGCGAGTATGTGGATACATTGCGCGGGGGCCTTCTGGGCCGCTGGGCCGACCGATACGAGAACAAGGGCAAACGCTCAGGCGCTTTCTCCGCAGGCAGCTATGTGGGAGACCCTTATATATTGATGAATTACAAAGAGGACGCCATACGGGATGTGTTCACCATGGCCCATGAAGGAGGCCACTCCATGCACTCCTGGTACTCGGCCAAGTCCAATCCCTTCATGCACTACGGCTACACGATCTTCGAAGCCGAGGTTGCCAGCACCTTTAACGAGGAGCTCCTTTTCCGTTATCTCATGCAAAACGCGGATTCAAAGGAACTCAAGCTCTACCTGGTGAACAAACGCGTTGACGAGACCTTGGCTACCCTCTACCGCCAGACCATGTTCGCGGAATTCGAAAAACTCAGCCACCAGCTCGAAGAAGGCGGCACACCCCTCACAGTGGATGTGCTGAGGGGAGAATACCGCAAACTCCTGGAAAAATACTTCGGCCCCGAAATGGTCCTCGAAAATGAAAGCGACCTCGAAGGTCTCCGCATCCCCCACTTCTACCGGGCCTTCTATGTCTACAAATACGCCACAGGCATCTCCGCTTCCCTCGCCCTCTCCGAGCGGGTGCTGTCCGGGGGCTCCAAAGAGCGGGAGGATTATTTCTGTTTCCTGAAATCGGGCGGTTCCCGTTTCCCCATCGAGTCATTGAAGGTAGCGGGGGTGGACATGTCTTCGCCCGCCCCGGTAGAAGCGGCTTGCCGGAGCTTTGGGAGACTGGTCGATCAACTGGAGGGGATGCTGTAA